In Deltaproteobacteria bacterium CG11_big_fil_rev_8_21_14_0_20_42_23, one genomic interval encodes:
- the trmB gene encoding tRNA (guanosine(46)-N7)-methyltransferase TrmB, protein MICPRFHEKTSKERKEQLYCYPAGLDISPSKKVIVEIGPGRGDFLWHLSKSNPDAIVVAVEIKGKRSAKLITRSQQRKLDNIVIVQGNAKQALPAFFPLESISELHVNFPDPWPKTKHRSNRLLQRDFLLSCIERLKKEGEFFFATDYEDYAKSVAKLVSTLPAFKTYYEERIVQEAEHAFPTFFFEKWKQMGRSFYYQRYRKV, encoded by the coding sequence ATGATTTGCCCTCGCTTTCACGAAAAAACTTCCAAAGAACGCAAAGAGCAGCTTTACTGCTATCCTGCCGGCCTCGATATTTCACCTTCCAAAAAAGTGATTGTTGAAATTGGACCTGGACGTGGTGATTTTTTGTGGCATCTCAGCAAAAGCAACCCTGATGCGATTGTGGTGGCAGTTGAAATAAAAGGGAAACGCAGCGCAAAACTCATTACAAGAAGTCAGCAACGAAAACTTGATAATATTGTGATTGTGCAAGGAAATGCGAAACAGGCCTTACCCGCATTTTTTCCATTAGAATCTATTTCTGAATTACACGTAAACTTTCCTGATCCATGGCCAAAAACAAAACACAGAAGCAATAGACTGTTGCAAAGAGATTTTTTATTGAGCTGCATTGAACGGTTGAAGAAAGAGGGAGAATTCTTTTTTGCTACCGATTACGAAGACTATGCAAAATCAGTTGCAAAACTTGTGAGCACCCTTCCAGCATTTAAAACTTACTACGAAGAGCGCATCGTCCAAGAAGCAGAGCACGCCTTTCCTACTTTCTTCTTTGAAAAGTGGAAGCAAATGGGCCGCAGTTTTTATTATCAGCGCTATCGAAAAGTGTGA
- a CDS encoding octanoyltransferase yields the protein MFGVGGKVIDCKDLGVLEYQKAWDLQEELRALRISNKIPDTFLLVEHPPVYTMGRRDSAEDFLSSEDEIRSDGIDIIKSNRGGRITYHGPRQIVGYFIFSLHSTKKGVKDFVCAVEEVCLRTLQHFGVEGRRDPEYPGLWIGQNKIAAVGLNFVQGVSQHGFSFNVDPDLLHYRHIVPCGIAERGITSLKMQLKENTPSEEEVKKEIIKQVRAVFTEEGKKCQHK from the coding sequence ATGTTTGGTGTTGGAGGCAAGGTGATAGACTGCAAAGATTTGGGTGTGCTTGAATACCAAAAGGCTTGGGATCTCCAAGAAGAATTACGCGCGCTTAGAATTTCCAACAAAATTCCCGATACTTTTCTTCTGGTTGAACATCCTCCCGTCTACACTATGGGCCGAAGAGATTCGGCTGAAGACTTTCTTTCCTCTGAAGATGAAATTCGTAGTGATGGCATCGACATCATCAAGTCAAATCGAGGTGGAAGAATTACCTATCACGGTCCACGGCAAATTGTGGGCTACTTTATTTTTTCCCTTCATTCTACCAAAAAGGGCGTTAAAGATTTTGTGTGCGCCGTTGAAGAAGTGTGTCTTCGAACACTGCAGCATTTTGGAGTGGAAGGCCGCAGAGATCCTGAATATCCGGGTCTCTGGATTGGGCAAAATAAAATCGCAGCTGTTGGTCTTAACTTTGTGCAAGGTGTCTCCCAGCACGGATTCTCATTTAACGTTGATCCAGATCTTTTGCATTATCGTCACATTGTTCCGTGCGGTATTGCGGAACGAGGAATTACTTCTTTAAAAATGCAGCTGAAAGAAAACACTCCAAGTGAAGAGGAAGTGAAAAAGGAAATCATAAAGCAAGTGAGGGCGGTGTTTACTGAAGAAGGAAAAAAGTGTCAGCACAAATAA
- the hflX gene encoding GTPase HflX, with product MMSHLKSEVMKEKALLIGVGKPNMKREDMLFSLEELKNLVSTAGGETVFTITQELKQIHPATFIGKGKVAEAKHLCEEHHLDLVVIDDELSPVQNRNLENEFGVRVLDRTAVILDIFAMRAQTKEGRLQVELAQLEYLAPRLVGSGKNLSQQVGRIGTRGPGETALEQDRRRIRERITQLKREVKEVRKHRTLHRKRRDKVPLPLISLVGYTNAGKSTLMKSLTKADVLVEDKLFATLDPTVRKLKLPSGRIVLLADTVGFIHRLPHQLVDAFQATFEEVRNAHLLLHLVDVSHHRYQDHIAVVSKVLEELQLSKKLLVLAYNKVDTLDEFHCPQDVECISALEGTGISHLLETLDKALRKEFLATSLFIPYERGDILSHLYELAFVKKVERLEKGIKVECDLQEKFLGKYKAFIQVQQ from the coding sequence ATGATGTCTCATCTTAAAAGCGAAGTGATGAAAGAAAAGGCTCTTCTCATTGGTGTTGGAAAACCAAATATGAAAAGAGAGGACATGCTGTTTTCTCTTGAAGAACTTAAAAATCTTGTTTCCACAGCAGGTGGAGAAACAGTTTTTACCATTACCCAAGAACTGAAACAAATTCATCCCGCTACTTTTATTGGAAAAGGAAAAGTAGCAGAAGCCAAACACCTTTGCGAAGAACATCATCTTGACCTTGTGGTGATTGATGATGAGTTAAGCCCTGTGCAAAATCGTAACTTGGAAAATGAATTTGGCGTTCGTGTCTTAGACCGAACGGCAGTGATTCTCGATATTTTCGCCATGCGAGCACAAACAAAAGAAGGGCGCTTGCAAGTTGAGCTTGCGCAACTTGAATATTTAGCACCGCGTCTTGTGGGCAGTGGAAAAAATTTGTCGCAACAGGTGGGGAGAATTGGAACAAGAGGCCCAGGAGAAACAGCGCTAGAGCAAGATCGCCGACGCATTCGAGAAAGAATTACACAACTCAAGCGTGAAGTGAAGGAGGTGCGAAAACACCGAACACTTCATCGCAAAAGAAGAGATAAAGTTCCGCTTCCTCTCATTTCTCTTGTTGGGTATACCAATGCCGGAAAATCAACCCTCATGAAGTCGCTTACCAAGGCCGATGTGTTGGTTGAAGATAAACTTTTTGCAACCCTCGATCCTACCGTAAGAAAACTGAAACTTCCTTCAGGAAGAATTGTTTTACTTGCAGACACTGTAGGTTTCATCCACCGATTGCCGCATCAATTGGTGGACGCATTTCAAGCCACGTTTGAAGAAGTTCGAAATGCGCACTTGCTTTTGCACTTGGTTGATGTGTCACATCATCGGTATCAAGATCACATTGCAGTGGTGTCGAAGGTGCTTGAAGAGCTTCAGCTTTCAAAAAAACTTTTAGTTTTGGCCTACAACAAAGTGGATACGTTGGATGAGTTCCATTGTCCGCAAGATGTTGAATGTATTTCTGCTCTGGAAGGTACTGGCATAAGTCATCTTTTAGAAACGCTGGATAAAGCTTTGCGAAAAGAATTTCTTGCTACTTCACTTTTTATTCCCTACGAGAGAGGAGATATCCTCTCGCATCTTTACGAGCTAGCCTTTGTAAAAAAAGTTGAGCGCCTTGAAAAGGGGATAAAAGTTGAATGTGATCTTCAAGAAAAATTTTTAGGCAAGTACAAAGCATTTATCCAAGTCCAGCAGTAA
- a CDS encoding DNA polymerase III subunit alpha — protein MRGFVHLHLHTNYSLLSGACSIQKLATRAAELGMPAVAITDYGNMFAAYEFFQTMMKAGVKPIIGCDIYFLPEGKRKERDPRYAKSLTHLTLLAKNINGYKNLCRMVSNSYLEGFYYKPRVDLELLTAYSEDLIALSGGMTGPLAKLLLQDKTEEAHQQADALLKLFDGRFYVELVNHCLPEEEKVTDSLLYLAKQKGLPLVATNDVHYLHQEDAESFDVLMCIKDGKTIHDDRRQKMQNDEYYFKSPLEMGKLFQDHPEALDNTIVITDSIDLDLNTTEYHFPHFEPPQGQNLEAFLESESRRGLDEKLSHLEAKGELNEEKRKVYLDRLERELGIIKQMGFAGYFLIVADFISFARKSSLPVGPGRGSAAGSLVAYVMGITNIDPLLHDLLFERFLNPERISMPDVDIDFCMRRRDEVIDYVAQKYGNVAQIITFGKMKAKAGIRDVGRVLGLPYADVDRIAKLVPDTLGTTLQTALEQEPKLVDAMKKDPQIAKLIEIAKKLEGYPRHASTHAAGVVIGDKELTEYLPLSKGQNDEVITQFDMKAVESVGLIKFDFLGLKTLTVIDDTLQLIQKHRGETLNIDDIPLDDELVYQKLSEGDTLGIFQLEGQGMTELILKLKPSSFEDIVALVALFRPGPLGSGMVDDFIDRKHGRKAIEYSLPHLAPILKDTYGVIVYQEQVMRIASELAGFSLGDADLLRRAMGKKKPEEMEKQREKFLEGAKKNEIPDAKAEFIFDLMAKFAEYGFNKSHSAAYALVSYQTAYLKFHYPTEYMAAIMTCDQGSTDKVLPYIADCKTHAIQVLPPDVNESVKDFSVIEEGIIRFGLGAVKNVGAAAIESIVHEREKTEAYRSLHDFCRRVDTRKVNKRVLESLIKCGAFDFIKTTRASLFSGLDHALEMAFSHQRDRLSGQVSFFDTFNSSDTEFTEEKLPELPEWQEKERLSYEKETLGLYITGHPLHQYELLLKTYATSNTLSVQEVKKNKEVRVGGLVSRMKEIMTRKGDRMAFVTLEDLQGTVELVVFSDLYSEASDLIKSDEPLFVTGLAESDGETVKIIAKDICSVDEVAINFTKSVHFYLDTKQVQSSDLDELKKMLTQHKGSCPSFLHFLTDGKTETVLSLPPQLYVMPSRELAHDISHRFGEDVMKFTTV, from the coding sequence ATGCGGGGTTTTGTTCATCTTCACCTTCACACCAATTATAGCCTCTTAAGCGGTGCATGTTCCATTCAAAAGCTTGCAACAAGGGCGGCAGAGCTTGGTATGCCAGCTGTTGCCATTACTGACTATGGAAATATGTTTGCGGCCTACGAATTTTTTCAAACAATGATGAAGGCAGGAGTGAAGCCAATTATCGGCTGTGATATTTATTTTCTTCCAGAAGGAAAGCGAAAAGAGCGTGATCCTCGGTATGCAAAAAGTTTAACGCACTTAACGTTGTTAGCGAAAAATATAAATGGATATAAAAATTTATGCCGCATGGTCAGCAACAGTTATTTGGAAGGATTTTACTATAAACCTCGAGTAGATTTGGAATTGCTCACGGCTTACAGCGAAGACCTTATTGCTTTGTCAGGAGGCATGACAGGCCCGCTTGCGAAGCTTTTGCTTCAAGACAAAACTGAAGAAGCTCATCAACAAGCAGACGCGTTGCTCAAACTTTTTGACGGGCGTTTTTATGTTGAGCTGGTCAATCATTGTTTGCCAGAAGAAGAAAAGGTAACTGATTCGTTGTTGTATCTTGCCAAGCAAAAAGGCCTGCCACTTGTTGCTACGAATGATGTCCACTATTTGCATCAAGAAGATGCAGAATCATTTGATGTGCTGATGTGTATTAAAGATGGAAAAACCATTCATGATGATCGACGTCAAAAAATGCAAAATGATGAGTACTATTTCAAGTCACCACTTGAAATGGGAAAACTTTTTCAAGATCATCCTGAAGCACTGGACAACACGATTGTCATTACCGATTCCATCGATCTCGATCTGAACACCACAGAATATCACTTTCCTCATTTTGAACCGCCACAAGGGCAAAACTTGGAAGCCTTTCTTGAATCTGAATCCAGAAGGGGATTAGACGAAAAATTATCTCACCTCGAAGCAAAGGGTGAACTCAATGAAGAAAAAAGAAAAGTGTATCTCGATAGGCTTGAACGAGAACTTGGCATCATCAAACAAATGGGTTTTGCTGGTTACTTTCTTATCGTTGCTGATTTTATTTCTTTCGCACGCAAGAGTTCACTTCCTGTTGGTCCGGGAAGGGGCTCTGCTGCAGGCTCTCTTGTTGCCTATGTAATGGGGATTACCAATATCGATCCTCTTCTCCATGATTTACTTTTCGAGCGGTTTTTGAATCCCGAACGTATTAGCATGCCTGATGTTGATATCGATTTTTGTATGCGACGACGAGATGAAGTCATTGACTACGTTGCACAAAAATATGGAAACGTGGCGCAAATTATTACCTTCGGAAAAATGAAGGCAAAGGCAGGAATTCGAGATGTGGGGCGGGTTTTAGGTCTGCCTTACGCCGATGTAGATAGAATTGCAAAACTTGTTCCCGATACACTTGGCACCACGTTGCAAACTGCTTTGGAGCAAGAACCAAAGCTTGTAGATGCGATGAAGAAAGATCCGCAAATTGCGAAGCTGATAGAAATTGCAAAAAAGCTGGAAGGTTATCCGCGCCATGCTTCAACGCATGCAGCGGGAGTGGTGATTGGGGATAAAGAACTCACTGAATATCTCCCTCTTTCAAAAGGCCAAAATGATGAGGTGATTACACAGTTTGACATGAAAGCAGTTGAAAGTGTTGGTCTCATTAAGTTTGACTTTTTAGGATTGAAAACGCTTACAGTAATAGATGACACCCTCCAGCTTATTCAGAAGCATCGTGGCGAAACCCTCAATATAGATGACATTCCGCTTGATGATGAACTTGTGTATCAAAAACTTTCCGAGGGCGATACACTTGGCATCTTTCAGCTAGAGGGTCAGGGAATGACCGAGCTTATTCTAAAGCTAAAGCCTAGTAGTTTCGAAGATATTGTAGCTCTTGTAGCCCTTTTTAGACCCGGTCCACTTGGAAGTGGAATGGTGGATGATTTTATCGACCGCAAGCATGGCAGAAAAGCGATTGAATATTCGTTGCCACATCTTGCGCCCATTTTGAAAGATACGTACGGAGTTATTGTTTATCAAGAACAGGTAATGCGCATTGCATCTGAGCTTGCGGGCTTCTCTCTTGGCGATGCAGATTTGCTTCGTCGAGCAATGGGAAAGAAAAAACCAGAAGAAATGGAAAAGCAGCGCGAAAAGTTTTTAGAAGGTGCAAAGAAAAATGAAATCCCAGATGCAAAGGCTGAGTTTATTTTCGATCTTATGGCGAAGTTTGCTGAATACGGTTTTAACAAAAGTCACTCGGCAGCTTATGCCCTTGTTTCATATCAAACAGCCTACTTGAAATTTCACTATCCCACCGAATATATGGCCGCCATCATGACCTGCGATCAAGGAAGCACCGATAAAGTTCTTCCCTACATTGCTGACTGCAAAACGCATGCTATTCAAGTTCTGCCGCCAGATGTAAACGAAAGTGTAAAAGATTTTTCAGTTATTGAAGAAGGTATTATTCGTTTTGGTTTGGGCGCTGTAAAAAATGTAGGCGCAGCAGCTATCGAAAGTATTGTGCATGAACGTGAGAAAACAGAAGCCTATCGTTCGCTTCACGATTTTTGCCGACGCGTTGATACAAGAAAAGTGAACAAGCGTGTTTTAGAAAGTTTAATAAAATGTGGAGCTTTTGATTTTATAAAAACGACAAGGGCTTCGCTTTTTTCCGGACTTGATCACGCTTTAGAGATGGCGTTCTCGCATCAACGAGACAGGCTTTCAGGACAGGTAAGTTTTTTTGATACCTTCAACAGCTCCGACACTGAGTTTACAGAAGAAAAACTTCCAGAGCTTCCGGAATGGCAGGAAAAAGAACGGCTTTCTTACGAAAAAGAAACGTTGGGGCTTTATATTACTGGTCATCCTCTTCATCAATATGAACTGCTTTTAAAAACGTATGCCACGAGCAATACGCTATCTGTTCAAGAAGTGAAAAAAAATAAAGAAGTGAGAGTTGGCGGTCTCGTTTCAAGAATGAAAGAAATTATGACACGCAAAGGCGATCGCATGGCTTTTGTGACGCTTGAAGATTTGCAGGGAACAGTTGAGTTGGTTGTTTTTTCCGATCTCTATTCTGAAGCTTCCGATCTTATCAAATCCGATGAACCACTTTTTGTGACGGGGCTTGCAGAGTCTGATGGTGAAACAGTAAAAATAATCGCGAAAGACATTTGCTCTGTTGATGAAGTGGCGATTAACTTTACGAAGAGTGTCCATTTTTATTTGGATACGAAGCAAGTTCAAAGCAGTGATTTAGATGAATTAAAAAAAATGCTCACTCAGCATAAAGGGAGTTGCCCAAGTTTTCTGCATTTTCTTACAGATGGAAAAACAGAAACGGTTTTATCTCTTCCCCCGCAACTCTACGTCATGCCTTCACGAGAGCTGGCACATGATATTTCGCATCGCTTTGGTGAAGACGTGATGAAGTTTACGACTGTTTAG
- a CDS encoding glutamine-hydrolyzing GMP synthase, whose translation MSTDKILILDFGSQYTQLIARRIREMHVYCEIHPCTLPLKEVQQFGAKAIILSGGPDSVLDKKSPKLHPEILQMGIPVLGICYGMQAITQVLGGKVEAAAHREYGKAYLKDTKSTVLFNHLKTWPMQVWMSHGDRIAKVPPGFDVIAISGNSPCAAFANASSTIFGLQFHPEVVHTLEGKKILKAFLFDVAKCEANWNMHSFIETQIEVLRKQIGKENVICGLSGGVDSSVAAVLLHKAIGDQLTCIFVDNGFLRKDERHYVEKIFRDNFHIQLDVVDASDRFLKKIKGISDPEEKRKKAGNLFIEIFEEEAKRVGNAKFLAQGTLYPDVIESVSFKGPSATIKTHHNVGGLPEKMHLKLVEPFRELFKDEVRAVGEELKLPAEMIHRHPFPGPGLLIRVLGEVTKEKLDILREADAIFMEELKNSGWYEKTWQAFCVFLPVKAVGVMGDERTYENVIALRAVNSTDAMTADWSHLPYNLLGTVSNRIINEVKGVNRVVYDISSKPPGTIEWE comes from the coding sequence ATGTCTACAGACAAAATTCTTATCCTAGATTTTGGTTCTCAATATACTCAACTTATCGCAAGACGCATTCGGGAAATGCATGTGTACTGCGAGATTCATCCTTGCACCTTACCCTTAAAAGAAGTGCAACAATTTGGGGCAAAAGCCATTATTCTTTCTGGCGGACCAGATTCTGTTTTGGATAAAAAATCACCAAAGCTTCATCCCGAAATTTTGCAAATGGGAATTCCTGTTTTGGGAATTTGCTATGGTATGCAAGCCATTACTCAAGTGCTTGGCGGAAAAGTTGAAGCTGCTGCTCATCGGGAATATGGTAAGGCTTATCTCAAGGATACTAAATCGACAGTACTTTTCAATCACCTCAAAACCTGGCCAATGCAAGTATGGATGAGTCACGGTGATCGTATAGCCAAGGTGCCACCTGGGTTTGATGTCATTGCCATTAGTGGAAATTCTCCATGTGCAGCATTTGCGAATGCAAGTTCAACTATCTTTGGATTGCAGTTTCATCCTGAAGTGGTTCACACGCTTGAGGGGAAAAAAATTTTAAAAGCTTTTCTTTTCGATGTCGCGAAATGTGAAGCTAATTGGAACATGCATTCCTTTATTGAAACTCAAATTGAAGTGCTCAGAAAACAAATTGGAAAAGAGAATGTCATCTGTGGTCTTTCCGGTGGTGTTGATTCTTCGGTTGCTGCTGTGCTGCTGCACAAGGCCATCGGCGATCAGCTCACGTGTATTTTTGTAGATAATGGTTTTTTGCGAAAAGATGAACGTCACTATGTAGAAAAAATCTTTCGAGATAATTTTCACATTCAACTTGATGTGGTTGACGCAAGCGATCGCTTTCTTAAAAAAATAAAAGGCATTAGTGACCCTGAAGAAAAAAGAAAAAAAGCGGGAAATCTTTTCATCGAAATTTTTGAAGAAGAAGCAAAGCGAGTTGGTAACGCAAAGTTTTTGGCTCAAGGAACCTTATATCCGGATGTGATTGAATCGGTTTCCTTCAAAGGTCCATCGGCTACAATCAAGACGCACCACAATGTTGGTGGCTTGCCCGAAAAAATGCATTTAAAACTTGTTGAGCCATTTCGTGAACTTTTTAAAGATGAAGTGAGGGCTGTTGGTGAAGAACTCAAACTTCCAGCAGAGATGATTCACCGTCATCCTTTTCCTGGGCCAGGTTTATTGATTCGTGTTTTAGGAGAAGTGACGAAGGAAAAGCTGGATATTTTGCGTGAAGCCGATGCCATTTTTATGGAAGAGTTAAAGAACTCTGGTTGGTATGAAAAAACGTGGCAGGCCTTTTGCGTTTTCTTGCCAGTGAAAGCCGTTGGAGTGATGGGAGATGAACGCACCTACGAAAACGTAATTGCACTTCGTGCGGTAAATAGCACCGATGCAATGACAGCCGATTGGTCGCATCTTCCGTATAACCTTTTGGGTACCGTTTCCAATCGCATTATCAATGAAGTGAAGGGTGTAAATAGGGTGGTGTACGATATATCTTCAAAGCCACCAGGAACCATAGAGTGGGAATGA
- a CDS encoding IMP dehydrogenase translates to MLEGRIQEGLTYDDILIVPARSRVLPKDVDVSTLLAPQFTLSIPLISAAMDTVTESKAAITMAQEGGIGIIHKNWSIESQAAEVAKVKRFESGLVDHPVTVAPGQTLGEVEALSKSEGVSGFPVTEGKKLVGMLTRRDFQFETDTSRLVSQMMTPTERLVTAKPGTSLEEAKKILHQHRIEKLPIVDANFHLQGLITIRDIKKVQDYPKATKDANGRLRVGVAVGVGDKEFDRASACVQAGVDLVVIDTAHGHSEGVIEMTKRMRKAFPDLIIVAGNIATADAAEDLISAGASILKVGVGPGSICTTRIISGCGVPQVTALSEVLKVAKKKNVPVIADGGVKHSGDMVKALAVGASAVMVGSLFAGTEETPGEAIVYQGRSYKLYRGMGSLGAMQRGSKDRYFQGEVNDAKKLVPEGIEGRVPYRGKLRDVIYQLIGGLRSGMGYAGSKNLLALASETRFVKITSAGLKESHVHDVVVTEEAPNYRGA, encoded by the coding sequence ATGTTGGAAGGACGCATCCAAGAAGGCCTCACCTATGATGACATTTTAATTGTCCCTGCGCGTTCGCGAGTACTCCCAAAAGACGTTGATGTTTCTACACTTTTAGCACCACAATTCACCCTAAGCATTCCCCTTATTTCTGCGGCGATGGATACGGTTACCGAGTCAAAAGCTGCCATTACCATGGCGCAAGAAGGTGGCATTGGCATTATTCATAAAAACTGGAGCATCGAATCTCAAGCTGCAGAAGTGGCAAAAGTAAAACGCTTCGAAAGTGGCTTGGTTGATCATCCGGTAACGGTGGCGCCTGGACAAACGCTTGGCGAAGTAGAGGCTCTCTCGAAAAGTGAAGGTGTAAGCGGATTTCCCGTTACCGAAGGAAAAAAACTTGTCGGCATGCTTACTCGACGTGACTTTCAGTTTGAAACAGACACATCACGCCTTGTTTCGCAAATGATGACGCCAACGGAACGGCTTGTGACGGCGAAACCAGGTACTTCGCTGGAAGAAGCAAAAAAAATATTGCATCAGCATCGCATCGAAAAGCTTCCCATTGTAGATGCCAACTTTCACCTTCAAGGCCTCATTACCATTCGCGATATCAAGAAAGTGCAAGACTATCCCAAAGCTACAAAAGATGCCAATGGCAGACTTCGAGTTGGTGTTGCCGTTGGAGTGGGTGATAAAGAATTCGACCGAGCCAGCGCTTGTGTGCAGGCTGGTGTAGATCTAGTGGTTATTGATACAGCGCATGGTCATTCCGAAGGCGTCATTGAAATGACGAAAAGAATGCGTAAAGCTTTTCCCGATCTTATTATCGTGGCTGGAAACATTGCCACTGCTGACGCTGCCGAAGATCTCATTTCTGCAGGAGCAAGTATTTTGAAGGTTGGTGTTGGCCCAGGTTCTATCTGTACCACACGCATTATTTCTGGTTGCGGAGTTCCTCAAGTAACGGCACTTTCCGAAGTATTGAAAGTAGCCAAAAAGAAAAATGTTCCCGTTATTGCCGATGGCGGCGTGAAACACTCCGGCGATATGGTAAAAGCGTTGGCAGTAGGAGCAAGTGCGGTGATGGTGGGTTCGCTTTTTGCGGGAACGGAAGAGACGCCAGGAGAAGCCATCGTCTACCAAGGCCGAAGCTACAAGCTTTACCGCGGCATGGGTTCACTTGGTGCGATGCAACGTGGCAGCAAAGATCGCTATTTTCAGGGTGAAGTAAATGATGCAAAAAAACTGGTGCCGGAAGGAATTGAAGGGCGGGTTCCGTACCGAGGAAAACTAAGGGATGTCATTTATCAGCTCATCGGTGGTCTTCGCTCGGGCATGGGATATGCGGGTTCAAAAAATCTTCTTGCCCTTGCAAGTGAAACTCGATTTGTAAAAATTACTTCAGCAGGCCTCAAAGAATCTCATGTTCATGATGTTGTGGTAACAGAAGAAGCCCCTAATTATCGTGGAGCATAA
- a CDS encoding sodium-dependent transporter, which translates to MMRGRWDSRYGFLLAAIGSAVGLGNIWRFPYICFKNGGGAFLLPYLIALLLVGIPLMLLEQCTGTYFQLSFPAVAAKIRKRWEKVGWWAVCFCSFGILLYYNVVISWCANFLFYAFNLKWGVDTEHFFYHSFLGLTSGPSEIGSMQFPIVVGTLFAWVAVWAVVGKGIASGIEKMSKIIIPVLFFQMAVLVVWSLFLPGAKAGIAAYLTPDPSRLSDPQVWSAAFSQIFFSLSLGFGIMVAYASYLPRKTPVLRNSLITCIANSSFEIFAGLAVFSVLGYMSFVSSTPVGEVVTGGPGLAFITYPKAISLLPFGQRTFAILFFSALLLAGTSSAISIFEAFISGVVDKFQCSRLKATSYFSLLGLTGSLVFTFGSGLYWLDIVDYFLNHFGLLLMGLLEAILIGWIFGASKIICYLPERESTLLRAWTFLVKYLTPSLLTLLIIVEVRRNISEPYGGYSWVSLLVLGCGWLVFTFGLACLLAKKAWVKEEPDEEGTSSSEKFSSKV; encoded by the coding sequence ATGATGCGAGGAAGATGGGATTCACGGTATGGTTTTCTTCTTGCGGCCATAGGTTCGGCTGTGGGCTTGGGAAATATCTGGCGATTCCCTTACATTTGCTTCAAAAATGGCGGTGGCGCTTTTCTTCTTCCTTATCTTATTGCGTTGCTTCTCGTGGGTATTCCGTTGATGCTTTTGGAACAATGCACGGGAACATACTTTCAGCTCTCATTTCCAGCGGTGGCGGCGAAAATTAGAAAACGATGGGAAAAGGTAGGGTGGTGGGCCGTTTGCTTTTGTTCCTTCGGAATTTTATTGTACTACAACGTAGTTATTTCATGGTGCGCCAATTTTCTTTTCTATGCTTTCAACTTGAAGTGGGGAGTGGATACCGAACATTTTTTCTATCACAGTTTTTTAGGCCTAACTTCTGGGCCCAGTGAGATAGGGAGTATGCAGTTTCCCATTGTGGTGGGAACGTTGTTTGCGTGGGTGGCAGTATGGGCCGTAGTGGGAAAAGGCATTGCAAGTGGCATTGAGAAAATGAGCAAAATTATTATTCCTGTTCTCTTTTTCCAAATGGCGGTGCTTGTGGTGTGGAGTTTATTTTTACCAGGCGCTAAAGCAGGCATAGCAGCTTACCTTACTCCCGATCCATCGCGTTTGTCAGATCCTCAAGTGTGGTCGGCCGCTTTTTCACAAATCTTTTTTTCACTTTCACTTGGCTTTGGGATTATGGTGGCTTACGCAAGTTATCTCCCTCGCAAAACTCCTGTGCTGAGAAACTCGCTCATTACGTGCATTGCAAACTCAAGCTTTGAAATTTTTGCCGGGCTGGCTGTTTTTTCTGTGCTTGGTTATATGTCTTTTGTTTCCAGCACTCCAGTTGGAGAGGTGGTGACAGGTGGCCCTGGTTTGGCCTTCATCACTTACCCAAAAGCTATTTCACTGCTTCCTTTCGGGCAGCGAACATTTGCCATTCTTTTCTTTTCTGCCTTGCTTCTCGCAGGAACCTCATCGGCCATTTCTATTTTTGAAGCCTTTATTTCTGGTGTGGTTGATAAGTTTCAATGTTCTCGCTTGAAAGCAACTTCTTACTTTAGCCTTCTCGGTTTGACGGGAAGCCTTGTGTTTACCTTTGGTTCCGGTTTGTACTGGTTGGATATTGTTGATTACTTTCTCAATCATTTTGGTTTGCTGTTGATGGGCTTGCTTGAAGCTATTCTTATTGGATGGATTTTTGGAGCCAGCAAAATTATTTGCTATTTGCCCGAAAGAGAAAGCACGCTTCTTAGAGCCTGGACATTTTTGGTGAAGTACCTTACTCCCAGCCTGTTAACTCTTTTGATTATTGTAGAAGTAAGAAGAAATATTTCAGAGCCTTATGGAGGCTATTCATGGGTTTCTCTTCTTGTGCTTGGCTGTGGGTGGCTTGTCTTTACGTTTGGGCTTGCTTGTTTACTTGCAAAAAAAGCCTGGGTCAAAGAAGAGCCAGACGAAGAGGGAACAAGCTCATCAGAAAAGTTTTCGAGCAAGGTTTGA